ACATCGCGACCCGGTGGTCGTTGTAGGTCTGGATGGACGCGCCGTGGTACTTCTCGCCGGGCAGGATATTCGGGAAAATCTCCAGCCCGTCGTCCCATTCGTTCACCCTAGCGCCGAGCTTCTTCAGCTCGGTGGACAGCGCCTTGATCCGGTCGCTCTCCTTGATGCGCAGGTTGGCGACATTTCGGATACGGGTGGGGGAGTCCGCGAACAGCGCGACGACCGCGAGGGTCAGCACCATATCCGGGATGGAGTTCATATCGATGTCGATTCCCTGAAGCCGCCTGTCGGAACGCAGGGTAAGAGACGATTCCTTCCATTCGACCGCGCACCCCATCTTTTCGAGTACGTCCGCGAAACCGGTATCGCCCTGTATGGAATCGCGGGAAAGCCCCCCGATTTCTACATCGCCCCCGATGATGGCGGCGGCGGCGAGGAAATAGGACGCGGTAGACGCGTCCGGCTCGATTTCATACTTCGGCACCATTTTATACGACCCCGGCAAGACCTCGAAACTCCGGTACTCGCTGCGGGATATTTTCGCACCGAACTGTTTCATCATCCCGACCGTCATATCGATATACGGTTTGGACGCCGCGTCGTCGGTCGTCAATACTACGGGCGACTTCGCGTAGGGCGCGGACATCAGGATGGACGATATATACTGACTGCTGTTTTTACCGACTATGGAGCATGTCCCGCCCGGAAGGCCTTTCGCCTTGATGATGACCGGCGGGTTGCCGTTCTCGTGCTCGGTACGGACATTACACCCGAGCTGATTGAGCGCGTCGATCAGGTCCTGTATCGGGCGCTGGCGCATCCGCGAATCCCCGTCGATACGGAACATTCCCTCGCCGAGGCTGAGGTACGAGGTCAGGAAACGCATCGCGGTACCGGCGTTACCGATAAAAAAGTTATCGATACGTTCGTAGGAGCGGAACGGGCCGTTCCCGGTCACTTCGCATTCTTTTTTCGCCTCGTTCAGGTCGATTTTATGCCCCATCTCCTGAAGCGCCTGGAGCATATAGGTAGTATCGTCGGAGAGAAGGAAGTTCCGCAGAAGGGTAGTCCCGCCGGCGAGACAGGAAATAATCAGGGTACGGTTAGTGATGCTTTTCGATCCCGGAAGACGGACTGTCTTTCCGGTCAGCGGTTTCTTCGCCGGGATGATATAGTACTGGTCATTCATGCTCGACTCCGGTTTGGCAGAGGGTTATCCCAGTCTCGGTAATCAGGCTATCCAGGACATAGTCATGCCCGGTATGCGGGACGCCGGGAGCAATCTGCATATTATATGCGACCCCCCACGCCTCGACGAACTCCGTGCCGAAAAGGAACTGGTCGAAGTATCCGCGTCCGTACCCGATGCGGTAACCCCGGCAGTCGAACGCCACGCCGGGCACGAGTACCAGGTCGATTTTCCCGTCATAAGGCTGGGTATCCGGTTCGGGAATATTGTACGCGCCCATGACGAAATCGAACTCGAGGTCGTTGATAATATACGGGACAATACGGTCGTTAATCAGGCGCGGGAAAAGGATATTGCGTTTCTCGATAAATAATTCCTTCGCGAGGGGGAGCACGTCCACCTCGTTATTGATAGGGACGTAGAATAGAATCGACTGAAAATCGTGGGGGATATGATACCGGATGTTATGGCAGATAGTTTTAGATAGATTGTCGACTGCCTCACGCGGCAGCGCTTTTCGAGCTTCCAGGTACTGTCTTCGCATGGTCTTTTTTTCTTGCAGGACGTCCAAGTATCCCCCTAAGTCCGGCTAAAGACGCTTCTTTAGCTCGTTTATCGCATCCCTGATCCGCGCGGCGTCCTCGAAACGTTCCTCAGTAACCGCGGTGTCGAGCTCGGAATTCATTATCCGAATTTTATCCTGGATGGATTCTACATTTTCGTTTTCGTTCTTTGAAAAAAGAAGGTCGCGCAGAAAATCGGACTGCCGGATATTCTGGTTCTCGTCCGGTTCTTCTTCCATCAGCGCATCATCCGGCTCATAGGAATCGGCATCTTCGTCGTTATCGATACTATCCGTCGGCGCGATCGCTCCGCCGGGCTTATTCTTGTTTTCCTCCTCGAGGGTGGAATAAACCTGCTCGGCGACAAAAACCGGACTGTTATAACGCAGCGCCAGCGCGATCCCGTCGGACGGGCGGATATCGAACTCCTGCACCGTTTTCCCGTCGCTGATAAAAAGAATCCCGTAAAATATATCGTTACGGAGCTCCGATATGATCAGCTTCTGGATATGGAGATTGAACCCGGTCAGGATGGTTTTCATAATGTCGTAGGTAAACGGGCGGCGGTTGACCACCTGTTCCAACGCCATGAGGATTCCATTAGCCTCGAATACCCCCACGGAAATGGGGACTATTCGCTTCCTGTTATGTCTCTCACGCAGAATAACCAGAAAATTGTTATCGCTGACGAGAACATTTTCTACCTCGACCTCGACAACATCACCATAACGATTCATAAAGCCTGTCCGAATTATCAGTATGAAGAATTATTTGCCCGTTTTACCCAATTGGTCAATCGTGTTCGCGATAATCTTCTTAAACTCCGGGCTGAATATCGGGCGTTCCGACATCTTCAGGAGCGGAATGATCGAAGTTTTGGAGTTATGCTTGAGTATCGCGTTAATACACGCCTTAGCGAGGCGCTCGTCGGTAACATACCCCGTCATTTTATTGAGGGAATCTAAAGCCTTCGGAGAAGGCGCAAACTCGCCCAGCGCGAGGATGATATAGTATTGGGTCTCGACATCGGTGCTGTCTTTTATATAGCTCGTGAGAAGTTCCGCGTCCTTATCGTCGCCGATACGCCCCAAAACCCAGATGGACATCAGGTAAATATACTTGCGCTTCGCCATTTCCATCGGTTTGCCGTAATTGGCGGCTGGATTGGTGAATCCCAAAACGTCCTTCACATTAACCTTCGCGGCCTTTAACTTTATATCGCCAATTTTCTTAAGCGCGCTGAAAACCAGATTCAAGTCCTCGCTGTATAACGATTCGATCAGCATGTTACTCGATGAAGCGTCGAGATTCACAAACAAGGGGTCGTATGGGCTTTGGTAGGTAAAATAGGCATCCGAATCGCCTGCGAACACCTGAGAGCAGATCATCAGGCTGAAAAAAACTAACACACCAACCATAAACGTTTTCATATAGTCCTCCTTGTCTACTCCATTCTAACCGGGAGATAAATCGGCTTCTCCAGTACCACTGAAGAACCCCCCAAGTCACCCTCGAGCAGCAAGTAGTGAATGGTAAAACTGAGATAATATGCATCTCGAATTATATCAATCACTTTACTTCCATGAATCACCCGATGGCCATCGACCCGTTGATTGAATTCAAGAATATCATCGGGATTTTGCACGATACTTTTATTAGTATCGAAATCGTTCACGATAAACAAAAGCGTCTTGGAAAAATTTTCGAATAGGGAACGCGCGTCCTTACGCAATGCGCGGGAGATCTGGCTGCGCTGTATGGAATGCTGGTTCATTCTGCCGCTGCGCTCCTCGAGACTCAGGTATCCGTCCGTCTCGATCTTGCGGATTTCCCGGATGACCTTCAGGTACTCGTTTACCCGTTCGAATATGGAATTAATCCTGTAATAAGCGTCTCCAAGCTCCTTTTTCACATCCTGCCTATTACCGTAATTGAGAATCACGTTGAACTTTACCTTACTCGCCGTAAATATCGACGAGTATTCCTTATCGAAGAAATCCACCAGCGAATAGGTGAGAAAAACTTTATCGTTCATACCGAACAGGGCGCGCAGGTCTTTTTTTTCACGGTACGCGTTGATGATATTAATAAAATTAACATGCTTTATTATTAATTCCAAGCCCTTTTTTAAAGGTTCCTGAATGACATGAGAAGGGACAGTCGAACCGTTATGGGATACGGCCAATGATGGAGCCTCTCCCTC
This Brevinematales bacterium DNA region includes the following protein-coding sequences:
- the aroA gene encoding 3-phosphoshikimate 1-carboxyvinyltransferase translates to MNDQYYIIPAKKPLTGKTVRLPGSKSITNRTLIISCLAGGTTLLRNFLLSDDTTYMLQALQEMGHKIDLNEAKKECEVTGNGPFRSYERIDNFFIGNAGTAMRFLTSYLSLGEGMFRIDGDSRMRQRPIQDLIDALNQLGCNVRTEHENGNPPVIIKAKGLPGGTCSIVGKNSSQYISSILMSAPYAKSPVVLTTDDAASKPYIDMTVGMMKQFGAKISRSEYRSFEVLPGSYKMVPKYEIEPDASTASYFLAAAAIIGGDVEIGGLSRDSIQGDTGFADVLEKMGCAVEWKESSLTLRSDRRLQGIDIDMNSIPDMVLTLAVVALFADSPTRIRNVANLRIKESDRIKALSTELKKLGARVNEWDDGLEIFPNILPGEKYHGASIQTYNDHRVAMSFAVAGLRIEGVIIENPSCVSKTFPEFFDTLEDFTADK
- a CDS encoding 5-formyltetrahydrofolate cyclo-ligase produces the protein MDVLQEKKTMRRQYLEARKALPREAVDNLSKTICHNIRYHIPHDFQSILFYVPINNEVDVLPLAKELFIEKRNILFPRLINDRIVPYIINDLEFDFVMGAYNIPEPDTQPYDGKIDLVLVPGVAFDCRGYRIGYGRGYFDQFLFGTEFVEAWGVAYNMQIAPGVPHTGHDYVLDSLITETGITLCQTGVEHE
- a CDS encoding HEAT repeat domain-containing protein, with protein sequence MKTFMVGVLVFFSLMICSQVFAGDSDAYFTYQSPYDPLFVNLDASSSNMLIESLYSEDLNLVFSALKKIGDIKLKAAKVNVKDVLGFTNPAANYGKPMEMAKRKYIYLMSIWVLGRIGDDKDAELLTSYIKDSTDVETQYYIILALGEFAPSPKALDSLNKMTGYVTDERLAKACINAILKHNSKTSIIPLLKMSERPIFSPEFKKIIANTIDQLGKTGK